From Roseibium alexandrii DFL-11, the proteins below share one genomic window:
- a CDS encoding glycoside hydrolase family protein produces MNTYSISAQGTNFIKQFETGLDSNGNLLPQGQPALVAYLDDSNVWTIGWGHTRGVQPGDTITLSQAEDLLSQDIESIVGPELTLLANAHDAIGCTLQQHQIDAVASLIFNAGSLRANGPGSWQALLEGNFDTFLIEASEIRNGRKDGELVPFSGLEDRRADEAEMFVKADYSRTFDNSAGNPGSKGNPYAPGNYLGNKSNPQGIPADWQVSDCQGQSVALVIDLSGSMGNDLASVKSSALELINAIFGTDAAPVASRLGIVTFNNTDSIQIVLPFTEQANISDRKSAAIDAINGLAILGGGAEPLNGALLTALRGDIGSWRTGTNKIIVFTDEPAADPELRDDVITLANDLGVQIPQQQALPIDLAPAANDGSVVSVQILPVLIGGGSSARSDLEELASRTGGQLFQSTNAAESAAVLIGAIQSTSTVTDGDDIFTIVTGIARLDGQKGTDVVTISSNLADVSLSTNRIGEIVLEDNDGTSVILENIEFVLANDGMIMVAPPERASFDEAFYLSLYSDVASAVGTSGGFESGLAHYLQLGIFEGRLGAFPFNEEFYLNENEDILAAVQAGSFSSGKEHFILHGMFEGRDPVSLFDTEYYLDQNSDVEAAVTAGAITAYQHYLLSGSQEGRRPSNLFSEGDYYSVNQDVAVVGIDAFIHFYGMGVAEGRSISDPDLLGL; encoded by the coding sequence TTGAACACATACTCTATTTCCGCACAAGGCACGAATTTCATAAAGCAATTTGAAACGGGATTGGATTCTAATGGAAATTTACTTCCTCAGGGTCAGCCGGCACTTGTAGCGTACTTGGACGATAGCAATGTTTGGACAATCGGCTGGGGTCATACAAGAGGTGTTCAGCCTGGAGACACAATTACATTAAGTCAGGCAGAGGACTTATTGAGTCAAGATATCGAAAGCATCGTCGGGCCAGAACTTACGCTGCTTGCGAACGCGCATGACGCCATTGGATGCACGCTGCAACAGCACCAAATCGATGCTGTTGCATCGTTGATTTTTAATGCGGGTTCACTTCGAGCAAATGGCCCCGGGTCATGGCAGGCGCTGCTCGAGGGCAATTTCGATACATTTCTTATTGAAGCTTCTGAAATTCGAAACGGTCGGAAAGATGGTGAATTGGTTCCGTTTTCGGGGCTTGAAGATCGGCGGGCAGACGAAGCGGAGATGTTTGTTAAGGCCGACTACTCGAGAACGTTTGACAATTCGGCTGGCAATCCCGGATCGAAGGGAAACCCTTATGCCCCGGGAAACTATCTAGGAAACAAGAGCAACCCTCAGGGGATTCCAGCAGATTGGCAGGTGAGTGACTGCCAGGGTCAGAGCGTTGCTCTCGTAATCGATCTGAGCGGTTCAATGGGCAATGATCTTGCCAGCGTGAAGTCATCTGCTCTTGAGCTGATCAACGCAATTTTCGGAACTGACGCTGCTCCAGTCGCAAGCCGGTTAGGCATAGTTACTTTCAACAATACAGATTCCATCCAAATCGTGCTGCCGTTCACGGAACAAGCAAACATCTCAGATCGCAAAAGCGCAGCAATCGACGCGATCAACGGTCTTGCGATTCTGGGGGGAGGAGCGGAGCCGTTGAACGGCGCTCTATTAACAGCATTGCGCGGTGATATCGGCTCATGGCGGACAGGAACCAACAAGATTATTGTTTTTACTGACGAGCCTGCTGCGGATCCGGAACTTCGGGACGATGTTATTACGCTTGCCAACGATCTCGGGGTTCAGATCCCACAACAGCAAGCGCTTCCAATTGATCTGGCGCCGGCGGCGAATGACGGTTCTGTTGTATCGGTTCAGATCCTGCCGGTATTGATCGGGGGTGGGTCGAGCGCACGTTCAGACTTGGAAGAACTGGCTAGCCGCACGGGCGGACAATTGTTTCAATCAACAAACGCTGCAGAGTCAGCCGCTGTTCTTATTGGTGCAATCCAATCCACGTCCACGGTAACTGACGGCGATGATATCTTTACCATCGTAACAGGTATTGCCCGTTTAGACGGTCAGAAGGGAACTGATGTTGTCACGATATCCAGCAATCTGGCTGATGTTTCGCTTTCAACTAACAGGATTGGTGAAATCGTTCTCGAAGACAATGATGGGACGTCTGTCATACTGGAGAATATCGAGTTTGTTCTCGCGAACGACGGGATGATTATGGTCGCTCCGCCGGAAAGAGCGTCCTTCGATGAGGCTTTCTATTTGTCGCTGTACAGCGATGTTGCTAGCGCGGTGGGAACGAGTGGCGGTTTTGAATCCGGCCTGGCTCACTACTTGCAGTTGGGCATTTTTGAGGGGCGTCTGGGGGCTTTTCCTTTCAACGAAGAGTTCTACCTTAACGAGAACGAGGACATATTGGCAGCGGTGCAAGCGGGTTCGTTTTCGTCTGGAAAAGAGCATTTCATTCTGCACGGAATGTTTGAGGGCAGAGATCCCGTGTCTCTGTTTGACACAGAGTACTACCTAGATCAGAACTCGGATGTTGAAGCGGCAGTAACTGCGGGTGCAATCACCGCATACCAACACTATCTTTTGAGTGGCTCCCAAGAAGGGCGGCGACCGTCAAATCTGTTCTCTGAGGGTGACTACTACAGCGTAAATCAGGATGTTGCGGTTGTTGGGATCGATGCGTTCATCCATTTTTATGGCATGGGCGTCGCCGAGGGCCGGTCGATCTCGGATCCAGATCTACTTGGTCTGTAA
- a CDS encoding phage terminase large subunit family protein: MTSMIVHTANAERLAEKVFAVVVKPAPPVDYLKYAEEKVSFSERESPFPGPYNREIFVYFDEILRALSPDDPCRIVTLSKSAQLGGTVLANIFICGSLELDPGDIMMTHPTEGNAKRWSRMKFAPMLRNSVSLRALFPVGGGDGADSVLYKERNDGRGAIQISGANSSSALSQVSMKRQVQDDLAKWETNTGGDPESQADSRSQAFEFAKIFKISTPLVMPGCRITRSFEEGSQELPYVPCPHCGHMQVLEWENMLAHLDEDHPEKACFHCIDCGAAIQEHHRPKMLKGIDWVAQNPKAKRHHRSFWIWSAYSYLQTFERIARAWIKAKGDPASEQTFLNDTVGKAYQTQGEAPPWEKLRDRGATSDYPRGRIPAGALAITIGIDCQEDRVEWQAVGWGRNRERYVIQYGVFPGHISEDACREKLDALIKQRWPNAYGRKIAVDRVGIDGNAYTEDVWDWVKKHPASLVMMVRGNNSDNAPLIMPVKKERHKKTGKILKWSKRFYSFNASVMKMALYRNCRKEDPLETGYVSFPSGLDDEYYRQLTAERRVAKKNKDGFDVYNWEKDPTQANEALDTMNQAEAAAVRFGVRDMPDALWVKYESDRETYPEEAQGDLEDLFSQPTEQATPEPTQKPKSDTRRNKWRKRTG, from the coding sequence ATGACCTCTATGATTGTTCACACCGCTAACGCTGAGCGTTTGGCGGAAAAGGTATTTGCTGTGGTTGTCAAACCGGCGCCACCGGTCGATTACCTTAAATACGCTGAGGAGAAGGTATCCTTTTCGGAGCGGGAAAGCCCGTTCCCGGGCCCCTATAATCGAGAGATATTCGTCTATTTTGATGAAATTCTCCGGGCTCTGTCACCTGATGACCCCTGCAGGATTGTAACACTTTCCAAGTCCGCTCAGCTGGGTGGCACCGTCCTCGCCAACATCTTCATTTGTGGATCGTTGGAGTTGGATCCCGGCGACATCATGATGACGCATCCCACCGAAGGGAATGCGAAACGCTGGTCGCGGATGAAATTTGCGCCGATGTTGCGCAACTCGGTTTCACTGCGCGCTCTATTTCCGGTTGGTGGGGGAGACGGCGCAGACAGTGTTCTTTACAAGGAGCGGAATGACGGTCGGGGTGCAATCCAGATTTCGGGCGCAAACTCCTCCTCCGCTCTGTCTCAGGTTTCTATGAAACGTCAGGTCCAAGATGACCTGGCCAAATGGGAAACGAACACCGGTGGTGATCCGGAAAGCCAGGCAGATAGCCGCTCGCAAGCGTTCGAATTTGCCAAGATATTCAAGATCTCGACACCGCTGGTTATGCCGGGGTGCCGGATCACTCGATCCTTTGAAGAAGGCAGTCAGGAACTCCCTTATGTGCCGTGTCCGCATTGCGGGCATATGCAGGTGTTGGAATGGGAGAATATGCTTGCCCATCTGGATGAGGATCATCCGGAGAAAGCTTGTTTCCATTGCATAGACTGTGGCGCTGCGATCCAAGAGCACCATCGTCCGAAAATGCTAAAGGGAATTGATTGGGTTGCACAAAACCCGAAGGCAAAGCGCCACCACCGTTCGTTTTGGATCTGGAGCGCCTACAGTTATCTACAAACGTTTGAGCGAATTGCTCGCGCATGGATAAAGGCCAAAGGCGATCCAGCTTCCGAGCAGACATTCTTAAACGACACCGTTGGCAAGGCCTACCAAACACAGGGTGAGGCACCGCCTTGGGAGAAGCTCAGGGACCGTGGTGCAACATCAGACTATCCCCGCGGTCGTATTCCAGCCGGGGCGTTGGCCATTACCATTGGCATTGACTGTCAGGAAGATCGTGTTGAATGGCAAGCAGTCGGTTGGGGACGGAACCGCGAGCGGTATGTGATCCAGTACGGCGTTTTCCCCGGCCACATTTCGGAAGACGCTTGCCGGGAAAAGCTGGATGCGCTGATCAAGCAAAGATGGCCGAACGCCTATGGCCGAAAGATCGCCGTCGATCGGGTTGGAATCGACGGAAACGCATACACAGAAGATGTTTGGGATTGGGTGAAGAAGCACCCGGCGAGCCTGGTGATGATGGTTCGCGGGAACAATTCTGACAACGCTCCGCTGATCATGCCGGTCAAAAAGGAGCGGCACAAAAAGACCGGCAAGATCCTGAAGTGGTCGAAGCGTTTCTATTCATTCAACGCATCGGTCATGAAGATGGCGCTTTATCGAAACTGCCGGAAAGAAGATCCGCTCGAAACTGGTTATGTGTCCTTTCCGTCGGGATTGGACGATGAGTACTACCGGCAGCTGACTGCTGAGCGCCGGGTTGCCAAGAAAAACAAAGACGGTTTCGACGTTTACAACTGGGAAAAAGATCCCACCCAAGCCAACGAGGCACTAGACACCATGAACCAGGCGGAGGCTGCGGCCGTCCGGTTCGGTGTTCGCGATATGCCGGATGCGTTGTGGGTCAAGTACGAAAGCGATCGCGAAACCTATCCGGAAGAAGCACAGGGCGACTTGGAAGACCTGTTCAGCCAACCGACTGAGCAGGCGACCCCAGAGCCGACCCAAAAACCGAAATCTGACACCAGGCGCAACAAATGGCGAAAACGAACGGGCTGA
- a CDS encoding phage portal protein has translation MAKTNGLIDTQGNPLRARASQRPVARYMRDTSSGVIASRMVPLIESRDDIRASWQRSAALALDLIKNSGRLRGAADQVIADTVGTGLKLSPTPDFTGMGWSDDQILDWKKIVKKRWARYRASAKEVDFRGKFSLSQLTDIALRYNMAYGEVTGLLEYMPASFRRRYGIKTGTKLCLIPPHRLVQDTNETENLFQGVYQDENGRPIGYLFQERLNGFTSKTRYDAFDRRGRAAVLHVFDPQDALDVRGISVLASAFRSHIQHEKLNDVTLQTSILQNIFAITLTSDKPTMEAFEALETLKSENVKGADDYAEQYVDYLKSNLESAAEQEIMVGDSPQISQLVHGEELKFQTSGIPGPQYFPLSSDLSRITARAIGITHGSFTLDHSSATYSSVRMDNSSIWPVVERRRDRCAVPVERPVYEGWLDEEIFTGNIPFKDGYRAFDANREAILPASLHGPAKPTADDGKSAKAATERLENGTSSVELESADLGIDSEDLFDQRLDLHRRYIDAGMDSPYARRGRGANEPKSGTAPDQEDPQS, from the coding sequence ATGGCGAAAACGAACGGGCTGATCGATACGCAGGGCAATCCTCTGCGTGCTCGCGCAAGCCAAAGGCCTGTCGCCCGCTACATGCGTGACACCAGTTCGGGCGTTATTGCATCGCGTATGGTCCCGCTGATCGAGAGCCGGGATGATATTCGCGCGTCCTGGCAGAGGTCCGCGGCTCTCGCTCTTGACCTGATCAAGAACTCGGGCCGGCTTCGAGGTGCTGCCGATCAGGTCATTGCGGACACCGTTGGCACCGGTTTGAAACTATCGCCAACTCCAGATTTTACCGGCATGGGGTGGTCTGATGACCAGATCCTGGACTGGAAGAAGATCGTCAAAAAACGTTGGGCGCGTTACCGGGCGAGTGCCAAAGAAGTCGATTTTCGCGGCAAGTTCTCTCTCAGCCAACTGACTGACATTGCCCTGCGTTACAACATGGCATACGGCGAAGTCACCGGGCTTCTGGAGTATATGCCTGCGAGTTTTCGTCGTCGTTACGGGATCAAGACCGGCACCAAACTATGCCTGATCCCGCCGCACAGGCTGGTGCAGGACACCAATGAGACGGAAAATCTGTTCCAGGGTGTCTATCAAGACGAGAACGGGCGGCCGATCGGTTATCTGTTCCAGGAGCGGCTAAACGGGTTCACGTCGAAGACCCGTTATGATGCATTCGATCGAAGAGGCCGTGCAGCGGTTTTGCATGTCTTTGACCCGCAGGACGCCTTGGATGTGAGAGGCATTTCCGTGCTGGCATCAGCGTTTCGCTCGCACATCCAGCATGAGAAACTCAATGACGTGACGCTGCAAACGTCCATTTTACAGAACATTTTTGCCATTACGCTCACAAGCGACAAGCCGACAATGGAAGCGTTTGAAGCGTTGGAAACGCTAAAGAGCGAAAATGTCAAAGGCGCTGACGACTACGCGGAGCAGTATGTCGATTATCTAAAAAGCAATTTGGAGTCAGCGGCGGAACAGGAGATCATGGTTGGAGACAGTCCGCAGATCTCGCAGCTAGTGCATGGCGAGGAACTGAAGTTCCAAACCTCCGGCATACCAGGTCCCCAATACTTTCCGCTTTCCAGCGATCTTTCGCGGATAACGGCTCGGGCCATAGGCATCACACACGGATCATTCACACTCGACCATAGTTCTGCGACTTACTCGTCCGTGCGTATGGATAACTCTTCGATTTGGCCGGTGGTCGAGCGTCGTCGCGATCGGTGCGCTGTTCCGGTGGAACGCCCGGTCTATGAAGGTTGGCTGGACGAGGAGATTTTCACCGGCAACATCCCGTTCAAAGACGGTTACCGAGCCTTCGATGCCAATCGTGAAGCTATCCTTCCGGCAAGCCTTCATGGCCCAGCGAAGCCGACTGCTGACGATGGCAAAAGCGCAAAAGCGGCCACCGAACGTTTGGAAAACGGTACAAGCTCCGTGGAGCTGGAGTCTGCTGATCTTGGAATAGATTCTGAGGACCTGTTCGATCAGCGGTTAGATTTGCACCGGCGATACATTGATGCTGGCATGGACTCGCCGTACGCAAGACGTGGACGGGGTGCGAACGAGCCAAAGAGCGGAACCGCACCTGATCAAGAGGATCCGCAATCATGA
- a CDS encoding phage tail protein — MHISWSDSSGIDHLDRALSKLSGKMIRQIGSRALNRAGSQGRTKAGRALAKQTGLKARTIRQAMKPIRASAFNLEYQIKAFGGDVALKHFAARETRRGVSAAPFGRRQVFTGTFMKGGRFPSRVDLGLGGQVFARVGSSKFPIEKQRSGVVIPAEMIKGESAKAWQSTVGKVLPRRVVHEIKRATGKAFG; from the coding sequence ATGCACATATCTTGGTCAGACAGCTCCGGAATAGATCATCTGGATCGCGCTTTGTCGAAACTCTCCGGCAAAATGATCCGGCAGATCGGATCACGAGCATTGAACCGGGCTGGCAGTCAGGGCCGCACGAAGGCAGGCCGGGCGCTGGCCAAGCAAACCGGGCTGAAGGCGCGCACGATCCGCCAGGCCATGAAACCGATCCGGGCATCGGCGTTCAATCTGGAATATCAGATCAAGGCGTTTGGGGGTGATGTTGCCCTGAAACACTTTGCCGCCCGCGAAACGCGGCGCGGCGTGAGCGCTGCCCCGTTCGGGCGGCGGCAAGTCTTTACCGGCACGTTCATGAAAGGCGGCCGTTTCCCGTCGCGTGTTGATCTGGGCCTTGGCGGTCAAGTTTTTGCTCGGGTCGGAAGTTCCAAATTCCCGATCGAGAAACAAAGGTCCGGGGTGGTTATCCCGGCGGAGATGATCAAGGGCGAAAGCGCCAAGGCGTGGCAGTCCACGGTCGGCAAGGTGTTGCCGCGCCGCGTTGTTCACGAGATCAAGCGCGCAACGGGCAAAGCTTTCGGGTGA